A window of the Cicer arietinum cultivar CDC Frontier isolate Library 1 chromosome 6, Cicar.CDCFrontier_v2.0, whole genome shotgun sequence genome harbors these coding sequences:
- the LOC101509187 gene encoding uncharacterized protein, producing MAISVSRAMSKGVVMTVPVLVLTVSVAAVFLFFLLSSLSSCSCPSQPSATLANDARSVDIDSSKSSKSNGLLATRKEDVEWVKDQIQANGIHMQENVLRKGINPRTRAQQLEDLRQFKGISHYEGPESNNHTAFPCPGELLVEEHHSNYGEPWAGGRDVFEFLAQAIQLRPESQVLEIGCGTLRVGSHFIRYLNPEHFHCLERDELSLMAAFRYELPAQGLLHKRPLIVKGEDMDFSKFGSGVTYDLIYASAVFLHMPDKLVWIGMERLASKLKPYDGRIFVSHNIKFCSRLGGEECTKRLMSLGLEFLGKHTHDSLLFNHYEIWFEFRRSKI from the exons ATGGCAATTTCAGTTTCTCGGGCTATGTCGAAGGGCGTAGTGATGACAGTACCTGTTCTGGTTCTCACTGTTTCAGTGGCTGCTGTTTTTCTATTCTTTCTATTGTCCTCTCTCTCTTCTTGCTCATGCCCTTCACAACCTTCAGCCACACTGGCCAACGATGCTAGGAGCGTTGATATTGATTCGTCTAAGTCTAGTAAAAGTAATGGTTTGTTAGCAACAAGGAAGGAGGATGTTGAGTGGGTGAAAGATCAAATACAAGCAAATGGGATTCATATGCAAGAAAATGTGCTCCGTAAGGGTATTAACCCTCGCACTAGGGCTCAACAACTTGAGGATCTTAGACA ATTTAAGGGCATATCACACTATGAGGGACCTGAATCCAATAATCACACAGCCTTTCCATGCCCCGGCGAACTTCTAGTTGAAGAGCACCATAGCAACTACGGCGAACCATGGGCAGGTGGAAGGGATGTGTTTGAGTTTCTTGCTCAAGCCATTCAGCTCAGACCAGAATCACAGGTACTGGAGATAGGCTGTGGCACACTTCGAGTTGGCTCGCATTTCATTCGATACTTAAACCCAGAACACTTTCACTGTCTTGAAAGGGACGAGCTCTCTCTGATGGCTGCATTTAGGTATGAACTTCCTGCTCAAGGCCTCTTACATAAACGACCGTTGATCGTTAAGGGGGAAGACATGGATTTCAGTAAGTTTGGTTCCGGCGTTACGTACGATTTAATTTACGCTAGTGCTGTATTTCTTCACATGCCTGATAAACTCGTATGGATTGGAATGGAAAGATTAGCGTCTAAATTGAAACCTTACGATGGACGAATCTTTGTCTCGCATAATATAAAGTTCTGTTCAAGGTTGGGAGGAGAGGAATGCACCAAGAGGCTTATGAGTTTGGGGCTTGAGTTTCTTGGGAAGCATACACATGATAGTTTGCTATTCAATCACTATGAGATATGGTTTGAATTTAGACGATCAAAGATTTAA